A window of the Clupea harengus chromosome 8, Ch_v2.0.2, whole genome shotgun sequence genome harbors these coding sequences:
- the c8h11orf1 gene encoding UPF0686 protein C11orf1 homolog: MENPWTKTKVPSFHYMLRASGQCEVWHDAFKDAKLRQYGWRCSTSEDAYTTATLIGNWSERRFDARYSTKLRRPLPSQFSDYFETTYSSTYNKDEKKPTQNIHTKEPRSFPGHQPELDPPHTKCVADSCYRQDFKAHGGESREGDGASRPHRTSR, translated from the exons ATGGAAAATCCATGGACGAAGACCAAAGTACCGTCTTTTCACTACATGCTCCGTGCATCAGGCCAGTGTGAGGTTTGGCATGACGCATTTAAAGATGCCAAATTGCGTCAATATGGATGGCGTTGCTCCACCAGTGAAGATGCTTATACCACTGCCACCTTGATTGGCAACTGGTCTGAGCGGCGATTTGATGCTCGTTACTCTACAAAATTAAGGCGCCCACTGCCATCTCAG TTTTCTGACTACTTTGAAACAACGTATAGCTCCACCTACAACAAAGATGAGAAAAAACCCACTCAAAACA TCCACACGAAAGAGCCCAGAAGTTTCCCTGGACACCAACCAGAGTtggaccccccccacacaaagtGTGTAGCAGACTCCTGCTACCGACAGGATTTCAAAGCACATGGAGGAGAAAGCAGAGAAGGTGATGGAGCCTCACGACCCCACAGGACATCACGATGA
- the hspb2 gene encoding heat shock protein beta-2, protein MAERTIPHAYPMSLEYEMSNPRRFYDQNFAEALTPQDLLTPVLYHGYYIRPRINKQLERGFSDVESEDNWYRVLLDVCQFTPDELNVRTVDNLLEVSGRHSQRVDQHGFVSREFTRTYILPMGVDPLLVQVSLSHDAVLCIEAPRKTADIEPVVNQLQIKMDKKAAKSS, encoded by the exons ATGGCCGAACGCACTATACCACATGCTTACCCAATGAGCTTGGAGTATGAGATGAGTAACCCGAGGCGTTTCTATGATCAGAACTTTGCTGAAG CCCTGACTCCTCAGGATCTTCTTACACCAGTGCTTTATCATGGATACTACATCCGCCCACGCATCAACAAACAGCTCGAGCGAGGCTTCTCGGATGTGGAAAGTGAAGACAACTGGTATCGCGTGTTGCTGGATGTTTGCCAATTCACACCAGACGAGCTGAATGTGCGCACAGTGGACAACCTGCTGGAAGTTAGCGGTCGCCACTCGCAGCGGGTTGACCAGCATGGGTTCGTCAGCAGGGAGTTCACACGAACATATATACTTCCCATGGGAGTGGACCCACTTCTAGTACAAGTGTCACTTTCGCATGATGCCGTTCTTTGCATTGAAGCGCCACGAAAAACAGCTGATATCGAACCTGTGGTCAACCAGCTCCAGATTAAAATGGACAAGAAAGCAGCCAAGAGTTCCTAA
- the zgc:193711 gene encoding uncharacterized protein zgc:193711, with amino-acid sequence MGNNITRTIDKWGVNPRKITLRSKKRKGAQPIPQQTADVHHDSAVDEPVYARVNKKRRPEDELHYAEIQVVQPRQMASRGRQRPPPVRETEYATVDFNTTAHTMAPIPTKSEPADILIPPGALQRPKPKSYRKRTPSPGGAVLV; translated from the exons ATGGGAAATAATATAACGAGAACCATCGACAA GTGGGGAGTTAATCCGAGGAAGATAACGTTACGAAGTAAAAAGAGGAAAG GTGCACAACCAATTCCTCAGCAG ACAGCAGATGTCCATCACGACTCTGCGGTAGATGAGCCTGTTTATGCGAGGGTGAACAAGAAACGACGCCCAGAAGATGAGCTTCACTATGCTGAAATTCAAGTGGTGCAGCCAAGACAAATGGccagcagagggagacagaggccaCCTCCAGTCAGAGAGACTGAATATGCCACTGTAGacttcaacacaacagcacacacaatggCTCCGATTCCCACAAAGTCTGAGCCTGCTGATATTCTCATCCCTCCAGGAGCCCTACAGAGGCCAAAACCTAAATCATACAGAAAGAGGACTCCCTCTCCTGGAGGAGCTGTGTTGGTTTGa
- the LOC105895356 gene encoding dihydrolipoyllysine-residue acetyltransferase component of pyruvate dehydrogenase complex, mitochondrial-like — protein sequence MLRLVVRLRPSVGLSRPSVLSASGRPRTTTPVTCHPKGLHSSASFRARTLCHSNRFYYGVTSKPSLLPQWNQSKGFRLNPRFYSLPPHQKVELPALSPTMQTGTIAKWEKKEGDKINEGDLIAEVETDKATVGLDIMEECYLAKVLVPEGTRDVPIGAVICITVESADLIPAFKDFTLDKASAAAPSSAAAAPPPPPPPSAAPPQAPGSSYPTHMKVTLPALSPTMTMGTVQRWEKKVGEKLSEGDLLAEIETDKATIGFEVQEEGYLAKIMIPEGSRDVPLGTPLCIIVEKESDIQAFADYVETGMTSAVPPAPPTPTPQATPPAPVVAPVAVAAPTPATPRKGRTFASPLAKKLAAEKGIDLAQVSGSGPDGRVTRKDIDSFVPAKAAPPPPAATPMAAPAAPAAPPARAVAAVPAGTFTDIPISNIRKVIAQRLMQSKQTIPHYYLSVDVNMDHILELRQELNTELKPENIKLSVNDFIIKASALACLKVPEANSSWMDTVIRQNHVVDVSVAVSTPNGLITPIVFNAHTKGLASICKDVSSLAAKAREGKLQPHEFQGGTFTISNLGMFGVKNFSAIINPPQACILAVGGSEKRLLPADNEKGFDVANMMSVTLSCDHRVVDGAVGAQWLAEFRKFLEKPVTMLL from the exons ATGTTGCGTTTGGTAGTACGGTTAAGACCATCTGTTGGCCTCTCTCGGCCCAGTGTCCTCTCAGCCTCCGGTCGCCCTCGGACTACTACACCGGTGACGTGCCATCCGAAGGGGCTCCACTCCAGTGCATCGTTTCGAGCTCGGACTTTATGTCATAGTAATCGTTTTTATTATGGGGTCACCAGCAAACCATCACTGCTGCCTCAGTGGAATCAAAGTAAAGGTTTCCGACTCAATCCACGATTCTACAGCTTACCTCCACATCAGAag GTGGAGCTGCCAGCTTTGTCCCCAACTATGCAGACGGGCACTATTGCCaaatgggaaaaaaaggagGGTGACAAAATCAATGAAGGTGACCTGATCGCTGAG GTGGAAACAGACAAGGCCACCGTAGGGTTAGATATAATGGAGGAGTGTTATTTGGCCAAAGTCTTGGTGCCAGAGGGTACAAGGGATGTGCCCATCGGGGCTGTCATCTGCATCACTGTGGAGAG TGCTGATCTCATCCCTGCCTTCAAAGACTTCACCCTGGACAAGGCATCTGCCGCAGCTCCATCCTCAGCAGCAGCTgcacctcctcccccacctcctccgtCTGCGGCTCCTCCACAGGCCCCCGGGAGCTCCTACCCGACCCACATGAAG GTGACACTTCCAGCCCTGTCTCCCACCATGACCATGGGTACAGTCCAGCGCTGGGAGAAGAAGGTTGGGGAAAAACTGAGCGAGGGGGATTTGCTAGCAGAGATTGAGACAGACAAGGCAACTATTG GCTTTGAAGTACAAGAGGAGGGCTACTTGGCTAAGATTATGATCCCAGAAGGCTCCAGGGACGTTCCCCTGGGAACTCCTCTTTGCATcattgtggagaaagagagtgacatCCAGGCATTTGCTGACTACGTAGAGACAGGAATGACTTCAGCTGTCCCTCCTGCACCACCG ACCCCCACTCCACAGGCCACCCCACCTGCTCCAGTGGTAGCACCCGTGGCTGTCGCAGCTCCTACACCAGCGACACCCAGAAAAGGCAGGACCTTTGCCAGTCCACTGGCCAAGAAGTTGGCTGCAGAGAAGGGCATTGACCTGGCCCAGGTTTCTG GTTCAGGCCCAGACGGCAGAGTAACCAGGAAAGACATCGACAGCTTTGTTCCAGCCAAAGCCGCCCCT CCTCCACCTGCTGCCACCCCTATGGCGGCTCCTGCGGCCCCTGCGGCCCCTCCTGCCCGGGCCGTGGCTGCCGTACCCGCCGGCACCTTCACCGACATCCCCATCAGCAACATACGCAAG GTTATTGCCCAGAGGTTAATGCAGTCTAAGCAGACTATCCCACACTACTACCTGTCAGTGGATGTTAATATGGACCACATTTTGGAACTAAGGCAAGAGCTCAATACG GAGCTTAAACCTGAGAACATCAAGCTGTCGGTGAATGATTTTATAATCAAGGCTTCGGCTCTGGCCTGCCTGAAGGTACCTGAGGCAAACTCCTCATGGATGGACACAGTCATTCGCCA AAACCATGTTGTGGATGTCAGTGTTGCAGTAAGCACTCCTAATGGCCTGATCACTCCCATTGTTTTCAACGCCCATACTAAAGGCCTGGCATCCATCTGCAAAGATGTATCCTCATTGGCAGCTAAAGCGCGTGAAGGTAAACTGCAACCTCATGAATTTCAG GGTGGCACCTTTACCATCTCAAATCTGGGCATGTTTGGAGTCAAGAACTTCTCAGCCATCATCAACCCTCCCCAGGCCTGTATTCTTGCTGTGGGCGGGTCGGAGAAGAGACTTTTGCCAGCAGACAACGAGAAAGG GTTTGATGTGGCCAACATGATGTCTGTGACGCTGAGCTGTGACCACCGGGTGGTGGACGGAGCAGTGGGTGCCCAGTGGCTGGCAGAGTTCCGCAAGTTCCTTGAGAAGCCAGTCACCATGCTCCTGTGA
- the cryabb gene encoding crystallin, alpha B, b, whose amino-acid sequence MDVAIQQPWFRRFLPSFFPSRLFDQHFGEHISESDMLPPIPSLYYPRSSFPRWPGWLESGHSEMRMEKDRFTISLDVKHFAPEELSVKINGDYIEVFAKHEERQDDHGFVSREFQRRYKFPAGVDPASVTSSLSSDGVLTVIGPRKASDVPERNIPITCDDKPSVQQK is encoded by the exons ATGGATGTGGCTATCCAGCAGCCCTGGTTCCGTAGATTTTTGCCATCTTTCTTCCCCAGCCGTCTCTTTGACCAACACTTTGGAGAGCACATCAGTGAGAGCGACATGTTGCCACCCATCCCCTCCCTGTACTACCCACGGTCCTCTTTCCCGCGTTGGCCAGGCTGGCTGGAGAGCGGGCACTCTGAG ATGCGGATGGAGAAAGATCGTTTCACAATTAGCCTTGATGTGAAGCATTTTGCCCCCGAGGAGCTGTCTGTGAAGATTAATGGAGATTATATTGAGGTCTTTGCCAAACATGAAGAACGTCAG GATGACCATGGTTTTGTGTCACGGGAGTTCCAAAGGAGATACAAATTCCCAGCCGGAGTAGACCCAGCCAGTGTTACCTCCTCCCTGTCCTCGGACGGTGTCCTCACTGTAATCGGCCCTCGGAAGGCTTCTGATGTCCCCGAGCGGAACATCCCCATCACATGTGACGACAAGCCTTCTGTGCAACAGAAGTAG
- the chek1 gene encoding serine/threonine-protein kinase Chk1, which translates to MAVPFVQDWDVVQDLGEGAYGVVRLLMNRKTDEAVAVKVLDTQTNTDCLEVVKKEVCIHKMLTHTNIVRFFGHRNESNLQYIFLEYCSGGALFDRIEPDIGMPERDAHRFFTELIAGVEYLHGLGITHRDIKPENLLLDDKDTLKIADFGLATVFRHRGRERALGRACGSLPYIAPEVMSRSQFRAQPADIWSCGIVLTTMLTGELPWDQPSDNCQEYADWLQTKTYLNPWKKIDAMPLCLLTKILLHDPKKRIAVPEVNKHPWICKKFRAGINQSPNKILNSGCRLGRTNSDDRTQISSSQPEPQDLWELTGPVSYTDGTMVSFSQPVCPDHMLLGSQLLGTPGASQSPWQRLIRRMTRITTALSAEEASKDLKTVCISLGHTWKQTCTNQVTVTTNDRRNNKLIYKVYFLDVDEGTLVDFRLSRGDGLEFKRYFVKIKEKFSHIQKQKVSVS; encoded by the exons ATGGCAGTGCCCTTCGTCCAAGACTGGGATGTGGTGCAGGATCTTGGAGAGGGAGCATATGGAGT GGTGCGTTTACTGATGAACAGAAAAACTGACGAGGCAGTGGCCGTGAAGGTCCTTGACACTCAAACTAACACAGATTGCCTTGAGGTTGTGAAAAAGGAAGTTTGCATCCACAAGATGTTGACGCATACCAACATAGTGCGTTTTTTTGGACACCGAAATGAGTCTAATTTACAGTATATATTCCTAGAGTATTGCAGTGGAGGAGCACTCTTTGATCGCATTg AGCCAGACATTGGTATGCCAGAGAGAGATGCCCACCGATTTTTCACCGAGTTGATTGCAGGAGTG GAATACCTCCATGGACTGGGAATCACACATCGTGATATAAAACCAGAAAACCTATTGCTGGACGACAAAG ATACTTTAAAGATTGCAGATTTTGGGCTGGCTACAGTTTTTCGTCATCGAGGACGAGAGAGGGCGCTCGGACGGGCCTGTGGCAGTCTGCCCTACATAGCCCCAGAGGTCATGTCAAGGTCACAGTTTAGAGCCCAGCCTGCCGACATCTGGTCTTGTGGCATCGTACTCACTACTATGTTAACAGGAG AGTTGCCATGGGATCAGCCAAGTGATAACTGTCAGGAGTACGCAGACTGGCTTCAGACGAAGACCTATCTGAACCCGTGGAAGAAGATAGATGCAATGCCTCTTT GCCTCCTCACTAAAATCCTGTTACACGACCCTAAGAAGAGAATCGCCGTCCCTGAAGTTAATAAACACCCCTGGATCTGTAAGAAGTTCCGAGCAG GAATCAATCAGTCACCCAACAAAATACTGAATTCTGGCTGCCGTCTCGGACGGACCAACAG TGATGACCGAACACAGATCTCTAGCTCTCAGCCAGAGCCGCAGGATCTCTGGGAGCTGACCGGTCCTGTCAGCTACACTGATGGGACCATGGTCAGCTTTTCCCAGCCAGTCTGCCCAGACCACATGTTGCTTGGAAGCCAACTGCTTGGCACACCAGGAGCCAGCCAG AGTCCCTGGCAGCGGCTGATAAGGAGAATGACCAGGATTACTACTGCACTATCTGCTGAGGAGGCAAGCAAGGATCTCAAAACTGTCTGTATATCGCTGGGCCACACATGGAAACAGACATGCACCAATCAG GTGACAGTCACCACAAATGATCGCCGTAATAACAAGCTAATCTACAAAGTTTATTTCCTGGATGTGGATGAAGGAACCCTGGTGGATTTCAGACTTTCAAGG GGTGATGGATTGGAGTTCAAGAGATACTTTGTGAAGATCAAAGAGAAGTTTTCTCATATTCAGAAGCAGAAGGTCTCCGTTTCCTGA
- the LOC105895293 gene encoding dixin-like isoform X1 — MIASLSKGNLLDVLQEGFSEPQVATYVSWVNAQLRKKPGVNPVHDLRQDLRDGVVLAHLIEIVAGELLDGIHYAPLDNQEKRQNVERVLQFMSSKRIRMPQTSARDIVDGNLKSAMRLILALAAHFKPSASASHRAGASMGRGAVGSSPNHRPHSTMAMAQNAVAALAVARQDASRSGRCLLHLRQEWNSQGNLVAKEIDNPCWSVRALVQQYEGQKDEPDEDSDTKSPSLRSSSPTQSPGVTEDKKEGVKSQAVEAVKSDDMVKLTPCVEGAGSRPDGSLGVSIWEDQLCEQQELLEKEMQDARRMVSSLQALLLHGSLPEDEQDVSLGFAEGVDNAEQQLVVIRSRLDQSMEETQDLKRELSKFRQEARNLLGVKDALQQRMAVQETSVLQLKQELLRANMARDELTGQNVEMQRKVEERNRLLSDYKKELSQKDRLLQQQQTKLDEALRKLAESCHQKTSLQRELERKERMLQELMNNHTPEEVPVAHNNGYSGSSMPQTYRGAEELQLVHDALRSLRNSFSGHDPQQHTLDTLEQGVASLADRLHAMETCRRPERKVRGKSPGRKATPTDPESWPSGSSKNSLAFGLHHTNTG; from the exons ATGATTGCATCCTTATCAAAAGGAAATCTACTAGACGTGCTACAGGAAGGTTTCAGTGAG CCACAAGTGGCAACGTATGTGTCCTGGGTGAATGCGCAGCTGCGAAAGAAACCTGGAGTGAACCCTGTCCATGACCTCCGGCAGGATCTCCGAGATGGCGTGGTCCTGGCACACCTCATTGAGATCGTTG CTGGTGAGCTCCTCGATGGCATTCATTACGCCCCCCTTGACAACCAAGAAAAGAGGCAGAATGTGGAAAGGGTTCTCCAGTTCATGTCTTCCAAGCGGATACGCATGCCACAGACCTCCGCTCGAG ATATTGTGGACGGGAATCTCAAGTCTGCCATGAGGCTGATCCTGGCCTTGGCAGCCCACTTCAAGCCTTCTGCTTCAGCCAGTCACAGAGCGGGTGCTTCCATGGGTCGGGGCGCAGTTGGGTCCTCACCCAATCATAGGCCTCACTCTAccatggcaatggcacagaatGCTGTGGCCGCACTTGCGGTAGCCCGGCAAGATGCCTCCCGCTCCGGCCGCTGTTTGCTCCACCTGAGGCAGGAATGGAACAG CCAAGGCAACCTTGTTGCCAAGGAGATTGATAACCCATGCTGGAGTGTGAGGGCTCTGGTGCAGCAGTACGAAGGACAGAAGGATGAACCAGACGAAGATTCCGACACAAAGTCACCCAG TCTCAGGTCATCCAGCCCTACACAGAGTCCTGGTGTCACAGAGGACAAGAAAGAGGGTGTTAAAAGCCAGGCTGTGGAAGCAGTTAAATCAG ATGACATGGTGAAGTTGACGCCGTGTGTTGAGGGGGCTGGCTCTAGGCCTGACGGATCATTGGGAGTCTCCATATGGGAGGACCAGCTGTGTGAGCAGCAGGAACTACTGGAGAAGGAGATGCAGGACGCAAGAAGGATGGTGTCCAGTCTACAG GCTTTGCTTCTCCATGGCTCGCTGCCAGAGGATGAGCAGGACGTGTCACTTGGTTTTGCTGAGGGAGTGGATAATGCAGAGCAGCAGCTG GTCGTAATACGCAGTCGCCTGGATCAGAGTATGGAAGAGACTCAGGATCTGAAG AGGGAGCTCTCGAAGTTCAGACAAGAGGCACGAAACCTGCTCGGCGTCAAG GATGCCCTGCAGCAGAGAATGGCAGTACAAGAGACGTCTGTTTTACAACTGAAACAAGAACTTTTAAGAGCCAACATGGCCAGAGATGAACTGACTGGACAGAAT GTGGAGATGCAACGAAAAGTGGAGGAACGCAACAGACTACTCAGTGATTACAAG AAAGAACTGAGTCAGAAGGATCGGctgcttcagcagcagcagaccaAACTGGACGAGGCCCTGCGGAAGCTTGCTGAGAGCTGTCACCAGAAG ACAAGCCTACAGAGAGAGCTAGAGCGAAAGGAGCGTATGCTGCAGGAGCTGATGAACAATCACACTCCAGAGGAG GTCCCTGTTGCTCACAACAATGGCTACTCCGGGTCATCCATGCCCCAGACATACAGAGGG GCAGAGGAGCTGCAGTTGGTACATGATGCGCTACGCAGCCTGAGGAACAGCTTCAGTGGCCACGAcccccagcagcacacactggACACGCTGGAGCAGGGCGTGGCAAGCCTCGCGGACCGCCTTCACGCCATGGAGACGTGCCGCAGACCGGAACGCAAG GTCAGGGGTAAATCACCAGGACGCAAAGCTACCCCCACAGACCCTGAGTCCTGGCCATCTGGCTCTAGTAAGAACTCCTTGGCCTTTGGGCTCCATCATACAAACACAGGCTGA
- the LOC105895293 gene encoding dixin-like isoform X2: MASTGLKTSSLKGSPQVATYVSWVNAQLRKKPGVNPVHDLRQDLRDGVVLAHLIEIVAGELLDGIHYAPLDNQEKRQNVERVLQFMSSKRIRMPQTSARDIVDGNLKSAMRLILALAAHFKPSASASHRAGASMGRGAVGSSPNHRPHSTMAMAQNAVAALAVARQDASRSGRCLLHLRQEWNSQGNLVAKEIDNPCWSVRALVQQYEGQKDEPDEDSDTKSPSLRSSSPTQSPGVTEDKKEGVKSQAVEAVKSDDMVKLTPCVEGAGSRPDGSLGVSIWEDQLCEQQELLEKEMQDARRMVSSLQALLLHGSLPEDEQDVSLGFAEGVDNAEQQLVVIRSRLDQSMEETQDLKRELSKFRQEARNLLGVKDALQQRMAVQETSVLQLKQELLRANMARDELTGQNVEMQRKVEERNRLLSDYKKELSQKDRLLQQQQTKLDEALRKLAESCHQKTSLQRELERKERMLQELMNNHTPEEVPVAHNNGYSGSSMPQTYRGAEELQLVHDALRSLRNSFSGHDPQQHTLDTLEQGVASLADRLHAMETCRRPERKVRGKSPGRKATPTDPESWPSGSSKNSLAFGLHHTNTG; this comes from the exons ATGGCCTCGACTGGACTCAAGACTTCATCATTGAAGGGATCA CCACAAGTGGCAACGTATGTGTCCTGGGTGAATGCGCAGCTGCGAAAGAAACCTGGAGTGAACCCTGTCCATGACCTCCGGCAGGATCTCCGAGATGGCGTGGTCCTGGCACACCTCATTGAGATCGTTG CTGGTGAGCTCCTCGATGGCATTCATTACGCCCCCCTTGACAACCAAGAAAAGAGGCAGAATGTGGAAAGGGTTCTCCAGTTCATGTCTTCCAAGCGGATACGCATGCCACAGACCTCCGCTCGAG ATATTGTGGACGGGAATCTCAAGTCTGCCATGAGGCTGATCCTGGCCTTGGCAGCCCACTTCAAGCCTTCTGCTTCAGCCAGTCACAGAGCGGGTGCTTCCATGGGTCGGGGCGCAGTTGGGTCCTCACCCAATCATAGGCCTCACTCTAccatggcaatggcacagaatGCTGTGGCCGCACTTGCGGTAGCCCGGCAAGATGCCTCCCGCTCCGGCCGCTGTTTGCTCCACCTGAGGCAGGAATGGAACAG CCAAGGCAACCTTGTTGCCAAGGAGATTGATAACCCATGCTGGAGTGTGAGGGCTCTGGTGCAGCAGTACGAAGGACAGAAGGATGAACCAGACGAAGATTCCGACACAAAGTCACCCAG TCTCAGGTCATCCAGCCCTACACAGAGTCCTGGTGTCACAGAGGACAAGAAAGAGGGTGTTAAAAGCCAGGCTGTGGAAGCAGTTAAATCAG ATGACATGGTGAAGTTGACGCCGTGTGTTGAGGGGGCTGGCTCTAGGCCTGACGGATCATTGGGAGTCTCCATATGGGAGGACCAGCTGTGTGAGCAGCAGGAACTACTGGAGAAGGAGATGCAGGACGCAAGAAGGATGGTGTCCAGTCTACAG GCTTTGCTTCTCCATGGCTCGCTGCCAGAGGATGAGCAGGACGTGTCACTTGGTTTTGCTGAGGGAGTGGATAATGCAGAGCAGCAGCTG GTCGTAATACGCAGTCGCCTGGATCAGAGTATGGAAGAGACTCAGGATCTGAAG AGGGAGCTCTCGAAGTTCAGACAAGAGGCACGAAACCTGCTCGGCGTCAAG GATGCCCTGCAGCAGAGAATGGCAGTACAAGAGACGTCTGTTTTACAACTGAAACAAGAACTTTTAAGAGCCAACATGGCCAGAGATGAACTGACTGGACAGAAT GTGGAGATGCAACGAAAAGTGGAGGAACGCAACAGACTACTCAGTGATTACAAG AAAGAACTGAGTCAGAAGGATCGGctgcttcagcagcagcagaccaAACTGGACGAGGCCCTGCGGAAGCTTGCTGAGAGCTGTCACCAGAAG ACAAGCCTACAGAGAGAGCTAGAGCGAAAGGAGCGTATGCTGCAGGAGCTGATGAACAATCACACTCCAGAGGAG GTCCCTGTTGCTCACAACAATGGCTACTCCGGGTCATCCATGCCCCAGACATACAGAGGG GCAGAGGAGCTGCAGTTGGTACATGATGCGCTACGCAGCCTGAGGAACAGCTTCAGTGGCCACGAcccccagcagcacacactggACACGCTGGAGCAGGGCGTGGCAAGCCTCGCGGACCGCCTTCACGCCATGGAGACGTGCCGCAGACCGGAACGCAAG GTCAGGGGTAAATCACCAGGACGCAAAGCTACCCCCACAGACCCTGAGTCCTGGCCATCTGGCTCTAGTAAGAACTCCTTGGCCTTTGGGCTCCATCATACAAACACAGGCTGA